Proteins from a genomic interval of Colletotrichum higginsianum IMI 349063 chromosome 6, whole genome shotgun sequence:
- a CDS encoding WD repeat domain-containing protein has product MTPSPGPQINTTEVRRPRSSQTVSFSVDEGKGKGINSGHAADSTSLQLAVSECIETTTTTTTTTTKRTFPPIYLRDVRPLHELDSKEYPLASKPLPPELANFSFSVTGSSSDPMADNPFVYNRKRKTPAAAERQPAGLLKEDESSQEISRRIAKSPSDAYQRRSRRSNPRETSPSYNAAPVLPSRPSRNPRPTGLAFPEDHSQRLRRQLAQGRQSGYLATPDTSEVAGTSTGTERATRPRSLHPNRTSHTPPESGPSQTNPQEADSPIGSDALTVFSSNVATPPITDADPEPFVDDDDVDDDEDDEDALLRPVGHRPSIDAVAAQDASLPSPRLSPTLAAAQLNSRDSDDEDVASPQSSVVARHNVSFRDQSWLHESQTTEEGGYVSDVSMVADSSTCQPDNLDAHTAMMNARTMMEGFDSMPNEMKSFIMYNLLRRCPRKTLRLVADVVTPALKCDFLKQLPLELSFHVLSFLDHRDLCRAAQVSKHWRNIVDTNETGWKELFDRDGFTLPPGELDKAIVQGWGWQDPVGVTGAEVDLRPLTRLESADNELTKVVVKSDPTIKLRSSKRKRALNLSSADRSKRRASGQDAARLEAMQSEVRQHKSEGPLSAANAAAAAMPNPKTSIPGLQKLHLFKSLYRRHYMIRQSWTSGKVKPGHVAFAAHPRHVITCLQFDEDKIITGSDDTLIHVYDTKTGKLRKKLEGHEGGVWALQYEGNMLVSGSTDRSVRVWDIEKGLCTQVFYGHTSTVRCLQILMPTETGKGHDGKPIMMPPKPLIITGSRDSQLRVWRLPEVGSRRYIQTGPPANDADCPYFIRTLSGHTHSVRAISAHGDTLVSGSYDSTVRVWRISTGESLHVLHGHSQKVYSVVLDHERNRCISGSMDSLVKIWDLNTGACLHTLEGHSLLVGLLDLRDERLVSAAADSTLRIWDPENGKCKNVLTAHTGAITCFQHDGRKVISGSEKTVKMWDIRTGECVQDLLTDLSGVWQVKFDERRCVAAVQRDSLTYVEILDFGAVRDGKPLSELGKRKLLNEPEVQALLSEEL; this is encoded by the exons atgacgccctcgcccggTCCCCAAATAAACACTACCGAGGTGCGGCGGCCTCGCTCGAGCCAGACTGTCTCCTTCTCTGTCGAcgagggcaagggcaagggcatcAACTCTGGTCATGCCGCCGACTCGACAAGTTTGCAGTTGGCCGTTTCCGAGTGCATAGAGAcaaccaccacaaccaccaccaccactaccaaACGCACTTTCCCCCCCATTTACCTGCGCGACGTTCGTCCTCTCCACGAGCTTGACTCGAAGGAATATCCTCTGGCCTCGAAGCCTTTGCCCCCCGAACTCGCAAACTTCTCCTTCAGCGTCACtggctcctcctccgaccCTATGGCCGATAACCCCTTTGTCTACAACAGAAAG cgCAAGAcaccggccgccgccgagaggcAACCTGCAGGTCTCCTCAAAGAAGACGAGTCCAGTCAAGAAATATCTCGACGCATCGCCAAATCTCCTTCCGACGCCTACCAGCGGAGATCACGGCGGTCGAATCCTCGCGAAACCTCACCCTCATACAACGCGGCCCCCGTTCTGCCTTCGCGCCCGTCACGAAACCCTAGGCCCACTGGTCTCGCCTTCCCTGAGGATCATTCACAGAGGCTTCGACGTCAACTCGCCCAAGGCAGGCAGAGTGGCTATTTGGCCACCCCAGACACTTCCGAAGTCGCTGGCACCAGCACCGGCACCGAACGGGCAACGCGACCCCGATCGCTTCACCCAAACCGCACGAGCCACACTCCTCCCGAGTCAGGCCCGAGCCAAACAAACCCGCAGGAGGCTGACAGCCCTATCGGCAGTGATGCACTCACAGTCTTCAGTAGCAACGTCGCCACTCCTCCCATAACCGACGCAGACCCCGAGCCCTttgtcgacgatgatgatgtcgacgacgatgaagacgatgaggatgcGTTACTTCGACCCGTCGGCCACCGACCCTCCATCGATGCCGTGGCTGCGCAGGATGCGAGCCTCCCTAGTCCGAGACTTTCGCCGACgctcgctgccgcccagcTGAACTCAAGGGACTCTGATGACGAAGATGTAGCCTCGCCGCAGAGCAGCGTCGTCGCCAGACACAATGTCAGCTTTCGAGACCAGTCCTGGTTGCACGAATCCCAGACcaccgaggagggcggctaCGTCTCCGACGTGTCCATGGTCGCCGATAGCAGCACATGTCAACCCGATAACCTCGACGCCCACACTGCTATGATGAACGCACGCACGATGATGGAGGGCTTTGACTCGATGCCCAACGAGATGAAGAGCTTCATCATGTATAACCTTCTCCGTCGCTGCCCGCGCAAGACTCTGCGTCTCGTTGCCGATGTCGTCACCCCCGCTCTGAAGTGCGATTTCTTGAAGCAACTTCCTCTTGAGCTCAGCTTTCACGTTCTGTCCTTCCTCGATCACCGCGACTTGTGCCGAGCTGCCCAAGTCTCAAAACACTGGCGGAACATTGTCGACACGAACGAAACTGGATGGAAGGAGCTGTTTGATCGTGATGGCTTCACGCTGCCTCCCGGCGAACTGGACAAGGCCATCGTTCAGGGTTGGGGCTGGCAGGACCCCGTTGGTGTCACGGGCGCAGAGGTCGACTTGAGACCCTTGACCAGACTGGAGTCGGCTGACAACGAACTTACGAAGGTTGTCGTAAAGTCGGACCCGACGATCAAGCTGCGAAGTTCTAAGCGCAAGCGCGCCCTCAACCTATCGAGCGCCGACCGATCGAAGCGCAGGGCTAGCGGCCAGGACGCCGCTCGTTTGGAGGCCATGCAATCAGAGGTCAGGCAGCACAAATCAGAGGGGCCGCTTTCAGCAGCCaacgcggccgcggccgctaTGCCCAATCCAAAGACAAGCATCCCGGGTCTCCAGAAGTTGCACCTCTTCAAGTCTCTCTACCGTCGCCACTACATGATCCGCCAAAGCTGGACAAGCGGAAAGGTGAAGCCCGGACACGTTGCGTTCGCTGCACACCCCCGCCATGTCATCACCTGCCTGCAGTTTGACGAGGACAAGATCATTACCGGAAGCGACGACACCTTGATTCATGTTTACGACACCAAGACCGGCAAGCTTCGCAAGAAACTCGAGGGccacgagggcggcgtctgGGCTCTGCAGTACGAAGGCAACATGCTGGTGTCCGGATCGACGGACCGATCCGTTCGGGTCTGGGACATAGAGAAGGGCCTCTGCACCCAGGTCTTCTATGGCCACACCAGCACTGTCCGGTGCTTGCAGATCCTGATGCCGACCGAGACCGGCAAGGGACATGACGGCAAGCCCATCATGATGCCGCCGAAGCCTTTGATTATTACGGGATCTCGCGACAGTCAGCTTCGTGTCTGGCGCCTGCCCGAGGTCGGGTCTCGCCGGTACATCCAGACGGGTCCGCCAGCGAACGACGCCGACTGTCCTTACTTCATCCGTACCCTTTCCGGGCACACGCACTCGGTCCGCGCCATTTCTGCCCACGGTGACACCCTTGTCAGCGGGAGCTACGACAGCACTGTCAGAGTCTGGCGTATCAGCACTGGCGAATCTCTCCACGTACTGCACGGTCATTCGCAAAAGGTCTATAGCGTTGTCCTCGACCACGAGCGCAATCGCTGCATCTCAGGCTCCATGGATTCCTTGGTCAAGATTTGGGACCTCAACACCGGCGCGTGCTTGCACACGCTTGAGGGACACAGCCTTCTCGTCGGTTTGTTGGATTTGCGTGACGAGCGACTGGTATCAGCAGCCGCCGACAGCACGTTACGAATCTGGGACCCGGAGAACGGAAAGTGCAAGAACGTCTTGACAGCCCACACGGGTGCCATCACCTGCTTCCAGCACGATGGCCGAAAGGTGATTTCGGGAAGCGAGAAGACGGTCAAGATGTGGGACATCCGCACTGGCGAGTGCGTGCAGGATCTTCTGACGGATCTTAGCGGGGTCTGGCAGGTCAAGTTTGACGAGCGGCGTTGCGTGGCCGCTGTCCAGCGTGACAGCTTGACATACGTCGAG ATTCTCGACTTTGGTGCCGTCCGCGATGGCAAGCCTCTCTCGGAGCTCGGAAAGCGCAAACTTCTCAACGAGCCAGAAGTCCAAGCGCTTCTGTCGGAAGAACTATGA